One genomic window of Aethina tumida isolate Nest 87 chromosome 3, icAetTumi1.1, whole genome shotgun sequence includes the following:
- the LOC126265025 gene encoding uncharacterized protein LOC126265025 — MGAMCFKPLRQQQEVTSTKSSTESLSKKLRKSLSKRKISDDDSEHEYYEPPRKKNNNFIEECKNYPSREGVNLIQDKVKARNKRMFRSVMETLNKFQKEEERFNEKKAEIQKSNHECEFKKKLDILKKANELLMEQKKEGQFNDKMAENHECEFKKKLDILKKENELLMEFKRKVEFEYQNPQISKKSKFNYDESQKLSNFFVTKSKPHIKYMPKHFSDVESKQGDFKRVELPHSQLD; from the coding sequence atggGTGCAATGTGTTTTAAACCGCTTCGGCAGCAACAAGAAGTGACAAGTACCAAATCAAGTACTGAATCACTCAGTAAAAAACTTCGGAAAAGTTtatcaaaaagaaaaatttcgGATGACGATAGCGAACATGAATATTATGAACCTCCGAGAAAAaagaacaacaattttatagagGAGTGTAAGAATTATCCATCCAGAGAaggtgtaaatttaatacaagatAAAGTCAAAGCCAGAAATAAGAGAATGTTCCGATCTGTAATGGAAACGCTGAATAAATTCCAAAAAGAGGAAGAACGATTCAATGAAAAAAAGGCGGAAATTCAAAAAAGCAATCATGAAtgtgaatttaaaaagaaactagatattttaaagaaagcaAACGAATTATTAATGGAACAAAAAAAGGAAGGACAATTCAATGATAAAATGGCAGAAAATCATGAATgcgaatttaaaaagaaactggatattttaaaaaaagagaaCGAATTATTAATGGAATTTAAAAGGAAAGTTGAATTTGAGTATCAAAATCCACAAAtttccaagaaatcaaaatttaattatgatgaaAGCCAAAAACTaagcaatttttttgtaacaaaaagtaaaccacacataaaatatatgcCAAAACACTTCAGTGATGTAGAAAGTAAGCAAGGAGATTTCAAAAGAGTTGAACTGCCTCATTCCCAATTGGACTAA